One genomic region from Arthrobacter pigmenti encodes:
- a CDS encoding uroporphyrinogen-III synthase, translating to MTADTGRAALDGVRVALLRTPERGAAMAEELERRGADTVLVPLIAWEFPEDTTELDRFLRAASTYDWVVLTSVTTVRVLHRRALVLGTELSELLRGVRVACVGSATRTALRELGVLAAVVPAVDQSASGLLEALPAHPARALLPQSDLAAATLGEGLERRGWTVDAVTAYATVDYPAAADRRVPDSGEPGESGKPRTELAGEELVREIAAGTIDVVVVTSPSTAERLHAIMGELPVGLVTVAIGQRTANDAAAIGLRIDAVAATPGPAGIADAVSAAVANQPRKG from the coding sequence ATGACCGCCGATACCGGCAGGGCTGCACTGGATGGGGTACGGGTGGCGCTGCTGCGCACCCCGGAACGCGGCGCAGCCATGGCGGAGGAACTCGAACGCAGGGGAGCGGACACTGTCCTGGTGCCGCTCATCGCCTGGGAGTTCCCCGAGGACACTACCGAGTTGGATCGCTTCCTCCGGGCCGCGTCCACGTATGACTGGGTTGTACTGACCAGCGTGACCACCGTCCGGGTGCTTCACCGGCGCGCACTCGTGCTCGGGACCGAGCTGTCCGAGTTGCTTCGCGGCGTCCGGGTTGCCTGCGTCGGATCGGCTACGCGCACTGCCCTTCGGGAACTGGGCGTGTTGGCAGCCGTAGTGCCGGCAGTGGACCAATCAGCGTCAGGCCTGTTGGAGGCACTGCCCGCGCACCCGGCCCGGGCCCTGCTGCCGCAGTCCGACCTCGCCGCAGCAACACTGGGCGAGGGACTAGAGCGGCGCGGCTGGACCGTTGACGCCGTGACAGCGTATGCAACCGTCGACTATCCGGCCGCGGCAGATCGGCGTGTTCCGGATTCCGGGGAACCAGGGGAGTCCGGGAAACCGCGAACTGAACTGGCCGGTGAAGAACTTGTTCGTGAGATCGCGGCGGGGACTATCGACGTCGTCGTCGTGACCTCTCCCAGCACGGCTGAGCGCCTGCATGCCATCATGGGAGAGTTGCCCGTTGGGCTTGTGACAGTCGCAATCGGCCAACGCACCGCGAACGACGCCGCGGCGATTGGCCTGCGGATAGACGCGGTGGCTGCTACGCCGGGGCCTGCCGGTATCGCGGATGCGGTGAGTGCCGCCGTCGCCAATCAACCAAGGAAAGGGTAA
- the hemC gene encoding hydroxymethylbilane synthase, giving the protein MSKPVRVGTRASALALTQTTTVAESLAALGGFDYELVRVSTTGDVNRASLSQIGGTGVFVAALREALLDDTCDIAVHSLKDLPTGQAEGLSVAAVPERADIRDALCARDGLTLAGLPVGASVGTGSPRRAAQLRAARPDLSVIDIRGNVDTRLGRVAGLVEGGPGDLDAVVLAAAGLSRLGRQDVITEFLDPALMLPAPGQGALAVECRTDDAGSSPFADALRQYDHLPTRLAVTAERAVLRRLEAGCTAPIGAHAALTDGSLILEAVVCNSDGSRLLRRTRRTPEATVEGAEALGVLLAEELLDSGAAEIAGLTA; this is encoded by the coding sequence ATGAGCAAACCCGTCCGGGTGGGAACCCGTGCCAGCGCGCTGGCACTGACCCAGACCACCACCGTGGCGGAGTCGCTGGCCGCTCTTGGCGGGTTCGACTATGAGCTGGTGCGCGTCAGCACCACCGGGGACGTCAACCGTGCCTCGCTGTCCCAAATCGGCGGAACCGGTGTATTCGTCGCCGCCCTGCGCGAAGCGCTGCTCGATGACACCTGCGATATCGCGGTGCACTCACTGAAGGACCTGCCAACCGGCCAGGCGGAGGGCCTGAGCGTGGCCGCCGTCCCTGAACGCGCCGACATTCGTGACGCCCTGTGTGCCCGTGATGGACTGACGCTCGCCGGACTTCCCGTGGGAGCGAGCGTGGGTACGGGTTCGCCACGACGGGCCGCGCAGCTCCGGGCAGCCCGTCCAGATCTCTCCGTGATCGATATCCGCGGCAATGTGGATACGCGGCTTGGTCGTGTGGCGGGGCTCGTAGAGGGCGGGCCAGGCGACCTCGACGCCGTCGTCCTGGCCGCAGCGGGCCTGTCCCGCCTCGGCAGGCAGGACGTCATTACGGAGTTCCTGGATCCGGCGCTTATGCTGCCCGCGCCGGGCCAGGGCGCGCTTGCCGTCGAGTGCAGGACCGACGACGCCGGTTCCTCACCATTTGCGGACGCACTCCGACAGTATGACCACCTGCCCACCCGCCTCGCAGTCACCGCGGAACGGGCTGTGCTCCGGCGGCTCGAAGCGGGTTGCACTGCGCCGATCGGCGCGCACGCGGCGCTGACCGACGGTTCGCTGATCCTGGAAGCTGTCGTGTGCAACTCCGACGGCAGCCGCCTGCTGCGGCGCACCCGGAGAACGCCGGAAGCCACCGTTGAAGGCGCCGAGGCGCTCGGTGTCCTGTTGGCGGAGGAGCTGCTCGATTCCGGCGCAGCGGAGATCGCCGGGCTCACGGCCTGA
- a CDS encoding ferrochelatase, with protein sequence MSTHTFHPLDGVDENGRMAPKKYDAIVLASFGGPEGQEDVIPFLRNVTRGRGIPDERLEEVSHHYRAFGGISPINRQNRELQAAMEAELARREIDLPVLWGNRNWEPFIADTLKEAYDAGYRRILAVTTSAYSCYSSCRQYREDLGMALVETGLDGRLEVDKVRQYFDHPGFVEPFVEGVTSGLASVRARLAADGESDAPIHIMFATHSIPTGDAEAAGPRNADGGPALEDGAYVAQHLATAQSVLDRVPEAADCEWSLVYQSRSGAPHIPWLEPDINDALGDLAAKGAKGVVIVPLGFVSDHMEVVWDLDTEALATCAELGLTAERVPTPGTHAKFVSGLIDLVSERTADSTILDRPATTDLGPWFDVCRPNCCANRRGEKPTVAGADSTVGLPEAGRA encoded by the coding sequence GTCATCCCCTTCCTGCGCAACGTCACCCGCGGCCGGGGCATCCCCGACGAACGACTCGAAGAGGTATCCCACCACTACCGGGCCTTCGGCGGTATCAGCCCCATCAACCGGCAGAACCGTGAGCTCCAGGCTGCCATGGAGGCAGAACTCGCCCGCCGGGAAATTGACCTGCCGGTGTTGTGGGGCAACCGAAATTGGGAGCCCTTCATTGCCGACACACTCAAGGAAGCGTACGACGCCGGTTACCGCCGCATCCTCGCCGTCACCACGAGTGCCTATTCCTGTTACTCCAGCTGCCGCCAGTACCGCGAGGATTTGGGGATGGCGCTCGTGGAAACGGGCCTTGACGGCCGGCTTGAGGTGGACAAGGTCCGCCAATACTTCGACCATCCCGGCTTTGTCGAGCCCTTTGTTGAGGGCGTGACAAGCGGCCTCGCGTCGGTGCGGGCCCGGCTTGCGGCGGACGGCGAGTCCGATGCGCCGATCCACATCATGTTCGCTACCCATTCCATTCCCACCGGGGATGCCGAGGCTGCAGGCCCTCGAAATGCCGACGGCGGCCCCGCCCTCGAAGACGGCGCCTACGTGGCGCAGCACCTGGCGACGGCGCAGTCCGTACTCGACCGTGTACCGGAAGCTGCCGACTGCGAATGGTCCCTGGTCTACCAGTCCCGCTCCGGTGCACCCCACATCCCGTGGCTCGAGCCGGACATCAATGACGCACTGGGCGATCTTGCTGCCAAGGGCGCCAAGGGAGTGGTCATTGTGCCGCTCGGTTTCGTGAGCGACCACATGGAAGTGGTCTGGGACCTTGACACTGAAGCACTCGCGACCTGCGCCGAGCTCGGTCTGACTGCTGAGCGCGTGCCTACACCGGGGACCCATGCCAAGTTCGTCTCGGGTTTGATCGACCTGGTGAGTGAGCGCACAGCGGACAGCACAATCCTCGACCGCCCGGCTACCACGGACCTGGGGCCCTGGTTTGACGTGTGCCGCCCCAATTGCTGTGCGAACCGGCGCGGTGAGAAGCCCACAGTGGCGGGGGCGGACTCGACGGTCGGTCTTCCTGAAGCAGGACGGGCATGA